The nucleotide sequence CTAGTACATGTATATCCGCCCTCATCAGCATCGCCTGTATCGCCATTAAGATCTTGAGCAATGTAAACTATCCCTTCTGGTAAGTAAACTTTTAGAGAGGAGCCGTCTTCGGACAATTCGGATCTTGTTCCTTTTGGAAGTACAACCCCACCAAAATTAATTCCCCCCATATCCGCAGGTATCTTGGTGTCAAATACTTCACTATTTATGACTGGTGAGTGGGCTTTATCTTCACTACATGCAAAGCAGATGAGTGTGATAAGAATTAGAATATAGCTTTTTGTTCTCATGATTTGAAAAATTTGCAATTAAAGGTAGGATCAAAAACCATGATTAACAATACAATAGATATTATTTATTAAACAACTGTTCCACGTAGATATCAAGTAAATTATCAGTTGATAACTGATAATACTTTTAATAAAAGATTAGTTAAAAATTTACATAGTTATGCAATAACCAGTTTGGAATTGGTAGTTTCTTAATTACTAAGCAAGTCCAACAAAGAATAGCCAGACCATTCCTAGAAAGTGCCAAAACAAGAAGACATTATATGCATATTGTCTTGATTTAGAATGCACTCTATATTCTCTTATTTTTCTAAAAACTGATGCCAGTAGTATTAGCCCTATTGAGACATGAATGAAATGGATAAGCGAAAACGGAAAAAGTATATTCCTGAAAGTCAGGTTGGAATCAATTAATTCATTCCATCCTATCACTTGTAACGCAGAAAAGAGTAAGCCGAAGAACAAACCTAATCCAGCGAATCGAAAGGCTTTTTCGATTTCATCTTCTTTTATTTTGATTTGGGACATGACTAGAAGCGCACTACTAACGAGAATAAACCATGTAGCGACTTGATAAATAGTAGGGATATTCAAACTTGGTAACTTCTGAAAAAACCATACGATTAAGAGTGTGAAAAAAATTAGAGAGCTAGTAATTATGAATAAGTGAGTCATATGCTTACTTGCAGTGACCATTCTTTGCTTTTCCATCAGTCTTTCCTGTACTATTTCTCTTTCACTCATATTATAACTTCTTACGTTACTTTAACTATTCAAATTTTTCAATGTTTCGAATTTATTCTTAAATCTTAACGCCAAAATCCATCTTTCATTTTGCTACTCAATAGCGTAATTTGGGGCTATGAGAAAAAAGATAAAACCGATTGATTTAGTCCGCCCGGATAAACTTTTATTTACTGGTTTAAAAACACTCACAGAGTTTACCCTTACTCCCCTTAATATGTATGCTGATCTCAAAGCACAGTCAAAAGGTAAAGCGGAGATTACTTTTATCGGTGAAAAAAAATTAGAGGAAGTAAAAGTTCAGCTTTTTTCTTTCAATGAAAAAGAGGTTGAAGAATCGATTGAAAAGAATTTTCAATCGATGAAAAGCCTTGCCAGTTCACACATTTATTGGTTGAATATTCACGGATTACATGAGGTTGAATTGATTCAAGAATTAGCCTCTATTATGGATTTAGATAGACTTTCTGTACGCCAACTTTTGGATACAACTCAAAGGCCAAAAGTTGAAGAATTTGATAACTATTTATTCTTCAATCTCAAATCGATTCTTTTGGATAATGAAAATCGACTTGACGTAGAACAGCTTTCTTTTGTACTAGGTAAAAACTATGTAATCTCCTTTCAGGAGAAAGAAAGTGATCACTTTGATGACATAAGGTCTAAAATTCGTGAAGGGATTGGGTTCGTCAGGAAGCGAACAAGCGATTATCTTCTTATCCAACTATTGGATGCCATTCTTGATAACTACTTCGAAACGATAGAAGATATCAATGAGGATATTGCCAAACTCGAAAAAGAGGTCTATAATGATCCTAGAAAAGAAACGCTTTTTGAACTTGAAAAGAGCAAAAAAAGGGCAGACTTGATCAAAAAGTCATTGACACCAATGATTGAATCGATTAACTACATTCTTAACAACAGGACTTCTTTCTTTCAGAAGCCTAACATAAAATACATTAACGATTTGCGAATGAGCTGTGCGAATGCATTGGAAGAGGTTGACTCAACAGCACGTGCGCTCGAAAGCTTAACAAATATCTATTACGCATCATTGAGTCAGAAAATGAATGAGACCATGAAGGTTTTGACTACTGTTGCTACCATATTTATACCATTGACATTTATAGCTGGTATTTATGGAATGAACTTTGAATATATGCCTGAATTACAATACAAGTATGGTTATTTCACCATTTGGGGGGTGATGATCTTGATATTTATCGCAATGGTGGTGTACTTCAAACGCAAGAAATGGCTATAGGCTAATCTTCAAAACTGGTCAGGTTATCTTCAGCTTCCTCCTATCCGTCGAACTAAATTGGAAGTGGTTATTGAAATGTCTTATTTCAAACTCATAACCAATGAATTCGCCATGTACACGTTCCGATTAACCATCAAACAAAAGAGTATCATTAATAAGGGTTTAATGATTTGCACAACAGGTTTAGCTATATCACTTCTACTTGTTAGTATCCTTATAGGATAGGCAATCAAAACTTTACTATTGTCAAACAATAACTTTACTTTTTAGAATCGAAAAGGCTGTTCATTTTGAGCAGCCTTTTTTTATTTCCAATGATTCTAGACTTGGTGGTATAACTTTACGATTATGGATAAAATAGTCGATTTCTTTGACCGATTACAAAACTTCTATTTTGTACAAGCGGCTCTAACCATTATTATTCTTTTCCTCTTTTTTTCAGCCAGATGGCTCATAAGGAAAAGTGTAAATCGTCTTGGGAAAGAATTTTCTTATGATCCCAATAGAACCGCAGCTACTAAGCGTATTCTCTACCTCTCTCTTTATGTTGTTGTTGGATTAATATTAGTCGTAATCTGGGGCGGAGATCTAAATAACCTTTGGGTTTCAATTGGAAGTATCCTCGGTGTAATCGCTATCGGGTTCTTTGCCATATGGAGTATACTAAGTAACATTGTTGCTGGAATTATCATCTATTCCATAAATCCATTCAAAATTACCGATACGCTTGTGTTGGTAGAGAAAAATGTGACCGGAAAAGTCAAAGACATTGGGCTGATTTACACTACACTTGAAGATGAGGACGGCATATTTACCGTCCCTAATAATTTATTCTTTCAGCAAGTCGTAAAAGTGAAAAAATAACTAATCTGTTCTTAAAGATTCAACAGGATTTACCTTCGATGCTCTTATGGTATGATAGCTTATTACCATCATCGCCAATAAGATTGAGATTACACCGCTAATGATAAATAATTCAATACCAATCTCTGTTCTATAAGCAAAGTTTTCTAGCCATTTATTAATTAGCAATAATGTTATTGGAACTGAAAGAGCTATAGATATAACTATCTGTAAATAGAATCCTTTCGCTAATAATCTGAATATCGAAAGTGCAGAAGCACCCATCACTTTTCTGATCCCGATCTCTTTCACTTTACTATTCACTACCAGTAATGATAGACCTAGTAATCCAAGAATTGCTATGATGATCGAAAGAAATGTAGCTACAGAAATAAGTCTATTCATACGAGCTTCATTTTCATATTGTAATTTGATTTGCTCATCTATAAAGTTGAAATTCCAATTCTCGTTTGGAAACACCGCTTCCCATTCTTTCTTTAGAATTTTCGTCGCTTCTGTTAGATCAGATCCAGTATAGGTAAATACTAATTTAGGATCCAAAGAATCCGAGAAATCAGCATCTGAAACTCCTTTAAAAACAGGGACGGGGTTTTGTACGATAACCAAAGGTTCCACTACACTATGTAGAGAAGAATAGTGAAAGTCTTTTGCTACTCCGATGATCTGATGATCTCCAAAATCATCACCAGGAAGCTTCTTACCTAGAGGATCTTCCAAGTTAAAATAATCAACT is from Marinobacter alexandrii and encodes:
- the corA gene encoding magnesium/cobalt transporter CorA, with the protein product MRKKIKPIDLVRPDKLLFTGLKTLTEFTLTPLNMYADLKAQSKGKAEITFIGEKKLEEVKVQLFSFNEKEVEESIEKNFQSMKSLASSHIYWLNIHGLHEVELIQELASIMDLDRLSVRQLLDTTQRPKVEEFDNYLFFNLKSILLDNENRLDVEQLSFVLGKNYVISFQEKESDHFDDIRSKIREGIGFVRKRTSDYLLIQLLDAILDNYFETIEDINEDIAKLEKEVYNDPRKETLFELEKSKKRADLIKKSLTPMIESINYILNNRTSFFQKPNIKYINDLRMSCANALEEVDSTARALESLTNIYYASLSQKMNETMKVLTTVATIFIPLTFIAGIYGMNFEYMPELQYKYGYFTIWGVMILIFIAMVVYFKRKKWL
- a CDS encoding mechanosensitive ion channel domain-containing protein, whose product is MDKIVDFFDRLQNFYFVQAALTIIILFLFFSARWLIRKSVNRLGKEFSYDPNRTAATKRILYLSLYVVVGLILVVIWGGDLNNLWVSIGSILGVIAIGFFAIWSILSNIVAGIIIYSINPFKITDTLVLVEKNVTGKVKDIGLIYTTLEDEDGIFTVPNNLFFQQVVKVKK